In a single window of the Hypanus sabinus isolate sHypSab1 unplaced genomic scaffold, sHypSab1.hap1 scaffold_2246, whole genome shotgun sequence genome:
- the LOC132387817 gene encoding tumor necrosis factor receptor superfamily member 1A-like produces the protein MVKDCRTLSCRGTGERLFMNRKRPPCGSAPTVCGVKWVRGWKIGLCDALGGVHHLPQLLAVVDGTASTPGSGAPWENAFYGAPSVTDDLSPSVQITLACGIPEVSTRKLRSKRSGRSDNCSSSEYVPRGKNYCCNKCTRGHYVKSDCGGHGLRTECARCRNGTFLAAENSLRKCKSCTVCDESVLNQIELRTCEAGLDRECGCPKNMYKRWLDDTTFSCENCTLCRLPPLRLCE, from the exons atggtgaaagattgccgCACGCTGTCGTGCAGGGGGACTGGGGAGCGCTTGTTCATGAATCGGAAAAGGCCGCCTTGCgg CTCTGCTCCGACAGTGTGCGGCGTGAAGTGGGTCCGAGGGTGGAAGATCGGTTTGTGTGACGCGCTGGGCGGGGTTCACCATCTTCCGCAGCTTCTCGCGGTCGTGGACGGGACAGCCTCCACGCCGGGCAGTGGTGCACCCTgggagaatgctttctacggtgcgcCG TCTGTCACCGATGACTTATCTCCCTCTGTGCAGATCACCCTGGCCTGTGGAATCCCAGAGGTTTCGACTCGGAAGCTGCGATCGAAACGATCTGGTAGATCAGATAACTGTTCGTCTTCAGAATACGTTCCACGCGGGAAGAACTACTGCTGCAATAAGTGCACTCGGG GTCACTACGTGAAGTCGGACTGTGGTGGCCATGGCCTACGGACAGAGTGTGCTCGCTGTAGGAACGGGACGTTTTTGGCCGCCGAAAACTCTCTCCGGAAGTGCAAATCGTGCACCGTGTGTGATGAGTCAG TGCTCAACCAGATCGAGCTGCGGACCTGCGAGGCGGGACTGGACCGCGAGTGCGGCTGCCCGAAGAACATGTACAAGAGGTGGCTGGACGATACCACGTTCAGCTGCGAGAACTGCACCCTCTGCCGGTTGCCCCCCCTCCGACTGTGTGAGTGA